In Gopherus evgoodei ecotype Sinaloan lineage chromosome 21, rGopEvg1_v1.p, whole genome shotgun sequence, a single window of DNA contains:
- the LOC115637950 gene encoding uncharacterized protein LOC115637950: MARIVPRKDAPGTGIFRKRHGDFVIRSDLGCYLRTDHLETGRCIEIRGLHPSCQGGDHYLGSERDPDIYIIKGDSYRVVQDLSTDEGARVYELHPNCRGGDHYMKRADFFFILFFGQGVVRGVCDLSTDSRGEDIPLHPQCCLGLYYFGIGSYWALVTVDQRWGAQFHLYKSFINANLAAVYSIHPDLVSFLPGGLALTRGPSFSGWECIKTLSNDSDTPITWTHVVARKVGFAKEKVASVGRNWNMGASASLGAGELTAAVVKAQFSLSAQYGGSSVKTEKEDWTEAREEEETFQATLEPKQSLYVWQYRLGLGQEPILFCRDIKFTKDPTPPATIPLPQF, translated from the coding sequence ATGGCCAGGATCGTCCCACGGAAAGACGCTCCTGGCACCGGCATCTTCCGGAAGAGACACGGAGACTTCGTGATCCGCTCTGACCTGGGCTGCTATTTGCGGACAGACCATCTGGAGACTGGACGCTGCATCGAGATCCGGGGCCTGCACCCCTCATGCCAGGGCGGGGATCACTACCTGGGCTCTGAAAGGGACCCGGACATCTACATCATCAAGGGCGACTCCTACCGGGTGGTACAGGACCTGAGCACAGATGAAGGAGCTCGAGTCTACGAGCTGCATCCCAATTGCCGTGGCGGGGACCACTACATGAAACGCGCCGATTTCTTCTTCATCCTCTTCTTTGGCCAGGGGGTTGTGCGTGGTGTGTGCGATTTAAGCACAGACTCCAGGGGTGAAGAcatccccctccatccccagtgcTGCCTGGGGCTATACTACTTTGGCATTGGGAGCTACTGGGCATTGGTCACGGTGGACCAAAGATGGGGAGCTCAGTTCCACCTCTATAAGAGTTTTATCAACGCCAACCTGGCTGCAGTCTACTCCATCCACCCTGACCTGGTGAGTTTCCTTCCTGGGGGGCTGGCCCTGACCAGAGGCCCCTCCTTCAGCGGGTGGGAGTGCATCAAAACTCTCTCCAATGACTCGGACACCCCCATCACCTGGACTCATGTCGTGGCCCGGAAGGTGGGTTTTGCCAAGGAGAAGGTGGCCAGCGTCGGGCGCAACTGGAACATGGGGGCGTCCGCCTCACTTGGGGCCGGGGAGTTGACGGCGGCTGTCGTCAAGGCCCAGTTCTCCCTCTCGGCCCAGTACGGCGGGAGCAGTGTCAAGACGGAGAAGGAGGACTGGACTGAAGCCCGGGAGGAAGAGGAGACCTTCCAGGCTACCCTGGAACCCAAACAGAGCCTCTACGTGTGGCAGTACCGCCTCGGCCTGGGCCAGGAGCCCATCTTGTTCTGTCGGGACATCAAGTTCACCAAAGACCCCACTCCGCCTGCCACCATCCCGCTGCCCCAGTTTTAA
- the KHNYN gene encoding protein KHNYN isoform X3, whose product METGALDEFAVPEEAQAAVMEQRPRIERLFGVGLNVLGVLGAGQGPSRAPMSAGQIWLQLQGPQQDLQRAKEYIKGLCSPELSQKVCYPKDMQCVFVGAQGLFLDCLTKGTSANLVLLSPGSLLVSGLAEAFVMAQSRIQEFVEKYQKTPRLPEEQEALVKKAFRELVESHDDKHAIDLLILPTSLKEELLSLVRDIQQEVGEWAPRNLLWVPPVISQDQSPWWEAKATGGARSQGWPQDFFDLSRPPDQTRHQDSRSGNPGVSQDQAKLEEEAFKRPVLYKRSSKPIPGLDASQQAQDLMFPATQDRVREEEERGPEESSQEEEEELSAGALSSSWTEKEFKMRLNFFKTMGYEEQVVKKVLLECGVQEAPSKILDRVQMEQASFSQQEHGPAPFQESGARGMSSPPSPPPPETTQDEHEYLLEVIKSAAANCGHSPSEIPAEIWTGVPLAGLLRRLNEKASHQEENRVETRLEHRGSRRDGELALSNGKKSPQGQHHCEPGRKGGSPIHRGVRGPPPLPEGSDFPMEVTPVASPAWASEESQPAEDVYPVPVGPVLTVTGAQRFKEAIQTPFKLILANTPGKKNLRRVIIDGSNVAMVHGLHQFFSCRGIALAVQYFWDRGHREVTVFVPQWRMEKVARVEERHFLTQLQDLSLLSLTPSRQVAGKRITSYDDRFMLRLAEETNGVIVTNDQLRDLMQESKKWIRIIKERLLQFTFVGNIFMVPDDPLGREGPTLDEFLQKAVSRPKPPTCHSFAGRGGPFPTPSRPASQTEVLQLRDRKPPGERQRRRQPQQEKGEEEEVVRKPWETERLRQELLTIFMGQDQKVDFVLHREPCSRDLNKLSENLLSLNF is encoded by the exons ATGGAGACGGGGGCGCTGGATGAGTTTGCAGTCCCCGAGGAGGCCCAGGCAGCCGTCATGGAGCAGCGGCCCCGCATCGAGCGGCTCTTCGGCGTGGGGCTCAAcgtgctgggggtgctgggtgccGGGCAGGGCCCTTCCCGCGCCCCAATGAGTGCCGGGCAGAtctggctgcagctgcagggccCTCAGCAGGACCTGCAGAGAGCAAAG GAGTACATCAAGGGGCTCTGCAGCCCGGAGTTGAGCCAGAAAGTCTGCTACCCTAAGGACATGCAGTGCGTCTTTGTGGGAGCTCAAGGTCTCTTCCTGGACTGTCTCACTAAGGGGACCTCTGCCAACCTGGTCCTGCTCAGCCCGGGCTCCCTGCTGGTCTCAGGCCTAGCCGAGGCCTTCGTGATGGCCCAGAGCCGCATCCAGGAGTTCGTGGAGAAGTACCAGAAGACGCCCCGGCTACCGGAGGAGCAGGAGGCCCTGGTGAAGAAGGCCTTCCGGGAGCTGGTGGAGTCCCACGACGACAAGCATGCCATAGACCTTCTTATCCTGCCCACCTCGCTCAAGGAGGAGCTGCTCAGCCTAGTGCGGGACATCCAGCAAGAAGTTGGGGAATGGGCACCGAGGAATTTACTGTGGGTGCCACCGGTCATCAGTCAAGACCAGTCACCCTGGTGGGAAGCCAAAGCGACAGGTGGGGCTAGGTCTCAGGGATGGCCCCAGGACTTCTTTGACCTTAGTAGACCTCCAGATCAGACCAGGCATCAGGACTCCAGGTCTGGCAACCCAGGCGTTTCTCAGGATCAGGCAAAGCTGGAGGAGGAGGCCTTCAAGAGGCCAGTGCTTTACAAACGGTCGTCGAAGCCCATCCCAGGTTTGGATGCCAGCCAGCAGGCTCAAGACTTGATGTTCCCTGCCACCCAGGACAGGgtgagagaagaggaggaaagggGGCCGGaggagagcagccaggaggaggaggaggaactgtCGGCTGGGGCCCTCTCATCATCGTGGACAGAGAAGGAGTTCAAGATGAGGCTGAACTTCTTCAAGACTATGGGCTATGAGGAGCAGGTGGTGAAGAAGGTGCTGCTGgaatgtggggtgcaggaagccCCCTCAAAAATCTTGGACAGGGTCCAGATGGAGCAGGCCTCCTTCTCCCAGCAGGAGCATGGCCCTGCACCCTTCCAGGAGTCTGGGGCAAGGGGGAtgtcttctcctccttctcctccgcCACCAGAGACGACTCAAGATGAACACGAATACCTGCTGGAGGTCATCAAGTCAGCAGCAGCCAACTGTGGCCACTCGCCCAGCGAGATCCCCGCTGAGATCTGGACAGGGGTCCCCTTGGCCGGTCTGCTGAGAAGGCTCAATGAGAAAGCCAGCCACCAAGAGGAGAACAGGGTTGAAACTAGGCTGGAGCACAGAGGCAGCCGCAGAGATGGAGAGCTGGCCCTCTCGAATGGCAAGAAGTCTCCCCAGGGTCAACATCACTGCGAACCAGGGAGGAAAGGCGGGTCTCCTATCCACAGGGGAGTCCGTggcccacctcccctcccagaaGGTTCTGATTTCCCCATGGAAGTGACCCCCGTAGCTTCCCCTGCATGGGCTTCCGAGGAGAGCCAGCCAGCTGAGGACGTGTACCCAGTGCCAGTGGGCCCAGTGCTGACGGTGACCGGAGCCCAGCGGTTCAAGGAAGCCATCCAGACACCCTTCAAGCTCATCTTGGCCAACACGCCAGGGAAAAAGAACCTAAGGAGGGTCATTATCGATGGCAGCAATGTAGCCATGGT GCACGGCTTACACCAGTTCTTCTCCTGCCGTGGCATTGCTCTGGCTGTGCAGTATTTCTGGGACCGTGGGCACCGGGAGGTGACGGTCTTCGTGCCACAGTGGCGGATGGAGAAGGTTGCCAGGGTGGAAG agagACATTTCCTGACCCAGCTGCAGGACCTGAGCCTGCTGTCTCTGACGCCCTCACGTCAAGTGGCCGGGAAGCGCATCACATCCTATGATGACAG GTTCATGCTCAGGCTGGCAGAGGAGACCAACGGGGTCATCGTCACCAATGACCAGCTCCGGGACCTCATGCAGGAGTCCAAGAAATGGATCAGAATCATCAAAGAGAG GTTGCTGCAGTTCACCTTTGTGGGGAACATCTTCATGGTTCCAGACGACCCGCTGGGCCGAGAGGGTCCCACCTTGGATGAATTCCTGCAGAAAGCCGTCAG CAGGCCAAAGCCTCCCACTTGTCACTCCTTTGCGGGGCGTGGCGGtccctttcccacccccagccGGCCAGCCTCCCAGACGGAGGTGCTGCAGCTGCGGGACAGAAAGCCCCCCGGGGAGCGGCAGCGGAGGAGACAGCCACAGCaggaaaagggagaggaggaggaggtggtacgGAAGCCGTGGGAGACTGAGCGGCTGAGGCAGGAGCTCCTGACAATCTTCATGGGTCAGGACCAGAAGGTGGACTTTGTCCTGCACAGAGAGCCCTGTAGCAGGGACCTGAACAAGCTCTCTGAAAACCTTCTGAGCCTCAACTTCTGA
- the KHNYN gene encoding protein KHNYN isoform X1, whose amino-acid sequence MQRSKTQASTTETFETQAEVGTVAPGGAMETGALDEFAVPEEAQAAVMEQRPRIERLFGVGLNVLGVLGAGQGPSRAPMSAGQIWLQLQGPQQDLQRAKEYIKGLCSPELSQKVCYPKDMQCVFVGAQGLFLDCLTKGTSANLVLLSPGSLLVSGLAEAFVMAQSRIQEFVEKYQKTPRLPEEQEALVKKAFRELVESHDDKHAIDLLILPTSLKEELLSLVRDIQQEVGEWAPRNLLWVPPVISQDQSPWWEAKATGGARSQGWPQDFFDLSRPPDQTRHQDSRSGNPGVSQDQAKLEEEAFKRPVLYKRSSKPIPGLDASQQAQDLMFPATQDRVREEEERGPEESSQEEEEELSAGALSSSWTEKEFKMRLNFFKTMGYEEQVVKKVLLECGVQEAPSKILDRVQMEQASFSQQEHGPAPFQESGARGMSSPPSPPPPETTQDEHEYLLEVIKSAAANCGHSPSEIPAEIWTGVPLAGLLRRLNEKASHQEENRVETRLEHRGSRRDGELALSNGKKSPQGQHHCEPGRKGGSPIHRGVRGPPPLPEGSDFPMEVTPVASPAWASEESQPAEDVYPVPVGPVLTVTGAQRFKEAIQTPFKLILANTPGKKNLRRVIIDGSNVAMVHGLHQFFSCRGIALAVQYFWDRGHREVTVFVPQWRMEKVARVEERHFLTQLQDLSLLSLTPSRQVAGKRITSYDDRFMLRLAEETNGVIVTNDQLRDLMQESKKWIRIIKERLLQFTFVGNIFMVPDDPLGREGPTLDEFLQKAVSRPKPPTCHSFAGRGGPFPTPSRPASQTEVLQLRDRKPPGERQRRRQPQQEKGEEEEVVRKPWETERLRQELLTIFMGQDQKVDFVLHREPCSRDLNKLSENLLSLNF is encoded by the exons ATG CAGCGCTCAAAGACCCAAGCCAGCACTACAGAAACGTTTGAAACTCAG GCGGAGGTGGGCACCGTGGCGCCAGGTGGTGCCATGGAGACGGGGGCGCTGGATGAGTTTGCAGTCCCCGAGGAGGCCCAGGCAGCCGTCATGGAGCAGCGGCCCCGCATCGAGCGGCTCTTCGGCGTGGGGCTCAAcgtgctgggggtgctgggtgccGGGCAGGGCCCTTCCCGCGCCCCAATGAGTGCCGGGCAGAtctggctgcagctgcagggccCTCAGCAGGACCTGCAGAGAGCAAAG GAGTACATCAAGGGGCTCTGCAGCCCGGAGTTGAGCCAGAAAGTCTGCTACCCTAAGGACATGCAGTGCGTCTTTGTGGGAGCTCAAGGTCTCTTCCTGGACTGTCTCACTAAGGGGACCTCTGCCAACCTGGTCCTGCTCAGCCCGGGCTCCCTGCTGGTCTCAGGCCTAGCCGAGGCCTTCGTGATGGCCCAGAGCCGCATCCAGGAGTTCGTGGAGAAGTACCAGAAGACGCCCCGGCTACCGGAGGAGCAGGAGGCCCTGGTGAAGAAGGCCTTCCGGGAGCTGGTGGAGTCCCACGACGACAAGCATGCCATAGACCTTCTTATCCTGCCCACCTCGCTCAAGGAGGAGCTGCTCAGCCTAGTGCGGGACATCCAGCAAGAAGTTGGGGAATGGGCACCGAGGAATTTACTGTGGGTGCCACCGGTCATCAGTCAAGACCAGTCACCCTGGTGGGAAGCCAAAGCGACAGGTGGGGCTAGGTCTCAGGGATGGCCCCAGGACTTCTTTGACCTTAGTAGACCTCCAGATCAGACCAGGCATCAGGACTCCAGGTCTGGCAACCCAGGCGTTTCTCAGGATCAGGCAAAGCTGGAGGAGGAGGCCTTCAAGAGGCCAGTGCTTTACAAACGGTCGTCGAAGCCCATCCCAGGTTTGGATGCCAGCCAGCAGGCTCAAGACTTGATGTTCCCTGCCACCCAGGACAGGgtgagagaagaggaggaaagggGGCCGGaggagagcagccaggaggaggaggaggaactgtCGGCTGGGGCCCTCTCATCATCGTGGACAGAGAAGGAGTTCAAGATGAGGCTGAACTTCTTCAAGACTATGGGCTATGAGGAGCAGGTGGTGAAGAAGGTGCTGCTGgaatgtggggtgcaggaagccCCCTCAAAAATCTTGGACAGGGTCCAGATGGAGCAGGCCTCCTTCTCCCAGCAGGAGCATGGCCCTGCACCCTTCCAGGAGTCTGGGGCAAGGGGGAtgtcttctcctccttctcctccgcCACCAGAGACGACTCAAGATGAACACGAATACCTGCTGGAGGTCATCAAGTCAGCAGCAGCCAACTGTGGCCACTCGCCCAGCGAGATCCCCGCTGAGATCTGGACAGGGGTCCCCTTGGCCGGTCTGCTGAGAAGGCTCAATGAGAAAGCCAGCCACCAAGAGGAGAACAGGGTTGAAACTAGGCTGGAGCACAGAGGCAGCCGCAGAGATGGAGAGCTGGCCCTCTCGAATGGCAAGAAGTCTCCCCAGGGTCAACATCACTGCGAACCAGGGAGGAAAGGCGGGTCTCCTATCCACAGGGGAGTCCGTggcccacctcccctcccagaaGGTTCTGATTTCCCCATGGAAGTGACCCCCGTAGCTTCCCCTGCATGGGCTTCCGAGGAGAGCCAGCCAGCTGAGGACGTGTACCCAGTGCCAGTGGGCCCAGTGCTGACGGTGACCGGAGCCCAGCGGTTCAAGGAAGCCATCCAGACACCCTTCAAGCTCATCTTGGCCAACACGCCAGGGAAAAAGAACCTAAGGAGGGTCATTATCGATGGCAGCAATGTAGCCATGGT GCACGGCTTACACCAGTTCTTCTCCTGCCGTGGCATTGCTCTGGCTGTGCAGTATTTCTGGGACCGTGGGCACCGGGAGGTGACGGTCTTCGTGCCACAGTGGCGGATGGAGAAGGTTGCCAGGGTGGAAG agagACATTTCCTGACCCAGCTGCAGGACCTGAGCCTGCTGTCTCTGACGCCCTCACGTCAAGTGGCCGGGAAGCGCATCACATCCTATGATGACAG GTTCATGCTCAGGCTGGCAGAGGAGACCAACGGGGTCATCGTCACCAATGACCAGCTCCGGGACCTCATGCAGGAGTCCAAGAAATGGATCAGAATCATCAAAGAGAG GTTGCTGCAGTTCACCTTTGTGGGGAACATCTTCATGGTTCCAGACGACCCGCTGGGCCGAGAGGGTCCCACCTTGGATGAATTCCTGCAGAAAGCCGTCAG CAGGCCAAAGCCTCCCACTTGTCACTCCTTTGCGGGGCGTGGCGGtccctttcccacccccagccGGCCAGCCTCCCAGACGGAGGTGCTGCAGCTGCGGGACAGAAAGCCCCCCGGGGAGCGGCAGCGGAGGAGACAGCCACAGCaggaaaagggagaggaggaggaggtggtacgGAAGCCGTGGGAGACTGAGCGGCTGAGGCAGGAGCTCCTGACAATCTTCATGGGTCAGGACCAGAAGGTGGACTTTGTCCTGCACAGAGAGCCCTGTAGCAGGGACCTGAACAAGCTCTCTGAAAACCTTCTGAGCCTCAACTTCTGA
- the KHNYN gene encoding protein KHNYN isoform X2: protein MRSKTQASTTETFETQAEVGTVAPGGAMETGALDEFAVPEEAQAAVMEQRPRIERLFGVGLNVLGVLGAGQGPSRAPMSAGQIWLQLQGPQQDLQRAKEYIKGLCSPELSQKVCYPKDMQCVFVGAQGLFLDCLTKGTSANLVLLSPGSLLVSGLAEAFVMAQSRIQEFVEKYQKTPRLPEEQEALVKKAFRELVESHDDKHAIDLLILPTSLKEELLSLVRDIQQEVGEWAPRNLLWVPPVISQDQSPWWEAKATGGARSQGWPQDFFDLSRPPDQTRHQDSRSGNPGVSQDQAKLEEEAFKRPVLYKRSSKPIPGLDASQQAQDLMFPATQDRVREEEERGPEESSQEEEEELSAGALSSSWTEKEFKMRLNFFKTMGYEEQVVKKVLLECGVQEAPSKILDRVQMEQASFSQQEHGPAPFQESGARGMSSPPSPPPPETTQDEHEYLLEVIKSAAANCGHSPSEIPAEIWTGVPLAGLLRRLNEKASHQEENRVETRLEHRGSRRDGELALSNGKKSPQGQHHCEPGRKGGSPIHRGVRGPPPLPEGSDFPMEVTPVASPAWASEESQPAEDVYPVPVGPVLTVTGAQRFKEAIQTPFKLILANTPGKKNLRRVIIDGSNVAMVHGLHQFFSCRGIALAVQYFWDRGHREVTVFVPQWRMEKVARVEERHFLTQLQDLSLLSLTPSRQVAGKRITSYDDRFMLRLAEETNGVIVTNDQLRDLMQESKKWIRIIKERLLQFTFVGNIFMVPDDPLGREGPTLDEFLQKAVSRPKPPTCHSFAGRGGPFPTPSRPASQTEVLQLRDRKPPGERQRRRQPQQEKGEEEEVVRKPWETERLRQELLTIFMGQDQKVDFVLHREPCSRDLNKLSENLLSLNF from the exons ATG CGCTCAAAGACCCAAGCCAGCACTACAGAAACGTTTGAAACTCAG GCGGAGGTGGGCACCGTGGCGCCAGGTGGTGCCATGGAGACGGGGGCGCTGGATGAGTTTGCAGTCCCCGAGGAGGCCCAGGCAGCCGTCATGGAGCAGCGGCCCCGCATCGAGCGGCTCTTCGGCGTGGGGCTCAAcgtgctgggggtgctgggtgccGGGCAGGGCCCTTCCCGCGCCCCAATGAGTGCCGGGCAGAtctggctgcagctgcagggccCTCAGCAGGACCTGCAGAGAGCAAAG GAGTACATCAAGGGGCTCTGCAGCCCGGAGTTGAGCCAGAAAGTCTGCTACCCTAAGGACATGCAGTGCGTCTTTGTGGGAGCTCAAGGTCTCTTCCTGGACTGTCTCACTAAGGGGACCTCTGCCAACCTGGTCCTGCTCAGCCCGGGCTCCCTGCTGGTCTCAGGCCTAGCCGAGGCCTTCGTGATGGCCCAGAGCCGCATCCAGGAGTTCGTGGAGAAGTACCAGAAGACGCCCCGGCTACCGGAGGAGCAGGAGGCCCTGGTGAAGAAGGCCTTCCGGGAGCTGGTGGAGTCCCACGACGACAAGCATGCCATAGACCTTCTTATCCTGCCCACCTCGCTCAAGGAGGAGCTGCTCAGCCTAGTGCGGGACATCCAGCAAGAAGTTGGGGAATGGGCACCGAGGAATTTACTGTGGGTGCCACCGGTCATCAGTCAAGACCAGTCACCCTGGTGGGAAGCCAAAGCGACAGGTGGGGCTAGGTCTCAGGGATGGCCCCAGGACTTCTTTGACCTTAGTAGACCTCCAGATCAGACCAGGCATCAGGACTCCAGGTCTGGCAACCCAGGCGTTTCTCAGGATCAGGCAAAGCTGGAGGAGGAGGCCTTCAAGAGGCCAGTGCTTTACAAACGGTCGTCGAAGCCCATCCCAGGTTTGGATGCCAGCCAGCAGGCTCAAGACTTGATGTTCCCTGCCACCCAGGACAGGgtgagagaagaggaggaaagggGGCCGGaggagagcagccaggaggaggaggaggaactgtCGGCTGGGGCCCTCTCATCATCGTGGACAGAGAAGGAGTTCAAGATGAGGCTGAACTTCTTCAAGACTATGGGCTATGAGGAGCAGGTGGTGAAGAAGGTGCTGCTGgaatgtggggtgcaggaagccCCCTCAAAAATCTTGGACAGGGTCCAGATGGAGCAGGCCTCCTTCTCCCAGCAGGAGCATGGCCCTGCACCCTTCCAGGAGTCTGGGGCAAGGGGGAtgtcttctcctccttctcctccgcCACCAGAGACGACTCAAGATGAACACGAATACCTGCTGGAGGTCATCAAGTCAGCAGCAGCCAACTGTGGCCACTCGCCCAGCGAGATCCCCGCTGAGATCTGGACAGGGGTCCCCTTGGCCGGTCTGCTGAGAAGGCTCAATGAGAAAGCCAGCCACCAAGAGGAGAACAGGGTTGAAACTAGGCTGGAGCACAGAGGCAGCCGCAGAGATGGAGAGCTGGCCCTCTCGAATGGCAAGAAGTCTCCCCAGGGTCAACATCACTGCGAACCAGGGAGGAAAGGCGGGTCTCCTATCCACAGGGGAGTCCGTggcccacctcccctcccagaaGGTTCTGATTTCCCCATGGAAGTGACCCCCGTAGCTTCCCCTGCATGGGCTTCCGAGGAGAGCCAGCCAGCTGAGGACGTGTACCCAGTGCCAGTGGGCCCAGTGCTGACGGTGACCGGAGCCCAGCGGTTCAAGGAAGCCATCCAGACACCCTTCAAGCTCATCTTGGCCAACACGCCAGGGAAAAAGAACCTAAGGAGGGTCATTATCGATGGCAGCAATGTAGCCATGGT GCACGGCTTACACCAGTTCTTCTCCTGCCGTGGCATTGCTCTGGCTGTGCAGTATTTCTGGGACCGTGGGCACCGGGAGGTGACGGTCTTCGTGCCACAGTGGCGGATGGAGAAGGTTGCCAGGGTGGAAG agagACATTTCCTGACCCAGCTGCAGGACCTGAGCCTGCTGTCTCTGACGCCCTCACGTCAAGTGGCCGGGAAGCGCATCACATCCTATGATGACAG GTTCATGCTCAGGCTGGCAGAGGAGACCAACGGGGTCATCGTCACCAATGACCAGCTCCGGGACCTCATGCAGGAGTCCAAGAAATGGATCAGAATCATCAAAGAGAG GTTGCTGCAGTTCACCTTTGTGGGGAACATCTTCATGGTTCCAGACGACCCGCTGGGCCGAGAGGGTCCCACCTTGGATGAATTCCTGCAGAAAGCCGTCAG CAGGCCAAAGCCTCCCACTTGTCACTCCTTTGCGGGGCGTGGCGGtccctttcccacccccagccGGCCAGCCTCCCAGACGGAGGTGCTGCAGCTGCGGGACAGAAAGCCCCCCGGGGAGCGGCAGCGGAGGAGACAGCCACAGCaggaaaagggagaggaggaggaggtggtacgGAAGCCGTGGGAGACTGAGCGGCTGAGGCAGGAGCTCCTGACAATCTTCATGGGTCAGGACCAGAAGGTGGACTTTGTCCTGCACAGAGAGCCCTGTAGCAGGGACCTGAACAAGCTCTCTGAAAACCTTCTGAGCCTCAACTTCTGA